The Magnolia sinica isolate HGM2019 chromosome 9, MsV1, whole genome shotgun sequence genome contains a region encoding:
- the LOC131254883 gene encoding GDP-Man:Man(3)GlcNAc(2)-PP-Dol alpha-1,2-mannosyltransferase-like yields the protein MTIWVLLAQLIFSFSTLFLSFLSLSIFKERSNRKRVVAFFHPYTNNGGGGEWLIWCVVSAIQQENPDLDCVVYTGDDASPQSLAARALDRFNVKLLYPPRVVCLYKRKWIEEATYPRFTMVGQSFGSVYLSWEALCKFTPLFYFDSSGYAFTYPMARTFGCKVFCYTHNPTISLDMLSRVRQRSSMYNNDALIAAFGCPDSRSSITCSLVGCMGR from the exons ATGACAATTTGGGTTTTATTAGCTCaactgattttctcattctctacTCTGTTTCTCTCATTTCTATCGCTTTCCATATTCAAAGAGAGAAGCAACAGAAAAAGAGTCGTTGCTTTCTTCCACCCCTACACCAACAATGGTGGTGGTGGAGAGTGGCTAATATGGTGCGTCGTCAGCGCCATCCAGCAAGAGAATCCCGATCTCGATTGCGTTGTCTACACCGGCGATGACGCCTCTCCGCAAAGCCTCGCCGCCCGGGCGCTCGATCGGTTCAACGTAAAGCTCCTCTACCCACCTCGA GTGGTGTGCCTGTATAAAAGGAAGTGGATTGAGGAAGCCACTTATCCGCGTTTCACAATGGTTGGACAAAGCTTTGGCTCAGTTTATCTCTCATGGGAGGCTCTATGCAAATTCACTCCCTTATTTTATTTTGACAGCAGTGGCTATGCTTTTACATATCCAATGGCACGGACGTTTGGGTGCAAAGTTTTTTGCTATACACACAATCCGACCATCAGCTTAGATATGCTCTCCCGTGTTCGCCAACGCAGTTCGATGTATAACAACGACGCGCTAATTGCAG CGTTTGGCTGTCCTGATTCAAGATCATCTATTACATGTTCTTTGGTTGGATGTATGGGAAGGTAG